The proteins below come from a single Salinivibrio kushneri genomic window:
- the feoB gene encoding ferrous iron transport protein B: MSSRRIVLAGNPNCGKTTLFNALTGSQQKVGNWAGVTVDKKVGTLSLAHNDCQITDLPGLYALNAGFDASIDEQIATYAIDSGENDFIINVLDANCLERGLYLTLQLRERGVPMVVVINKMDLLDRNGQQLDTAKLQTMLGCPVLTVTACQPATVDTLCHQLAHLTTHLPVCEAMYLNYGVPLENWIQSQLGARFLHSATAQVNQRAHLLECLERGRLPDGSTEADQQQFTMANQALSDLDTDIVIADTRYSAIRDMVHQVRRELRHLSRNNTEKLDKVILNPFLSLPILLAVLYAMFVFAINIGGAFIDFFDIAAGAILVDGTHQLLDGVLPAAIVTILADGLGGGIQTVATFVPVIAGLYLFLTVLESTGYMARAAFLLDGLMQKMGLPGKAFVPLILGFGCTVPAVMATRTLEQIHERKTAAAMATFMSCGARLPVYALFAAAFFPQNGQNLVFGLYLLGIIAAIITGLILRHTLYPGHSESLLMTLPDYELPRVRHVMSNTWQKLRRFVLGAGKTIVIVVTILTFFNSLGTDGTFGHEDSESSVLSKAAQVVTPALSPIGIEEENWPATVGLVTGLFAKEAVVGTLNNLYAPSEEAEEETTLGEALIEAIQSIPENLFGIDYTDPLAINVGEIENTEAAAQAQDVSMTTFDNLHRQFTSTASVMAYLIVILLYTPCVAALGAYTREFGRRFALFVASWSMLLAVSGATLCYQFSQLSVATTPATLYITGLCASLIVVVALMRYVGKHPHWFKETYYDPAKAQSQCQSGGCH; encoded by the coding sequence ATGAGCTCACGCCGCATTGTACTCGCAGGCAATCCAAACTGCGGGAAAACCACCTTATTTAATGCGCTCACCGGCTCACAACAGAAAGTCGGTAATTGGGCTGGTGTGACTGTCGACAAAAAAGTCGGCACGCTCTCTCTTGCGCATAACGACTGTCAAATCACAGACTTACCCGGTCTTTATGCGCTAAACGCAGGCTTTGACGCCAGTATTGATGAGCAAATTGCCACTTATGCGATCGATAGCGGTGAGAATGATTTTATTATTAATGTCTTAGATGCCAATTGCCTAGAGCGCGGTCTCTACCTCACCCTTCAACTGCGTGAACGCGGTGTTCCTATGGTGGTGGTGATCAATAAAATGGATTTGCTTGACCGTAATGGTCAACAACTCGACACCGCCAAATTACAAACGATGCTAGGCTGTCCCGTATTGACCGTCACCGCATGTCAACCGGCGACCGTGGACACCCTGTGCCACCAGCTCGCCCACCTGACCACCCATTTACCCGTTTGTGAGGCAATGTACCTGAACTACGGTGTGCCACTAGAAAACTGGATTCAAAGCCAGCTTGGCGCCCGTTTTCTTCATTCAGCCACTGCACAAGTGAATCAACGTGCGCACCTGCTCGAATGCCTCGAACGGGGACGTTTGCCTGATGGTAGCACCGAGGCTGACCAGCAGCAGTTTACGATGGCAAACCAAGCCCTTTCAGACTTAGACACTGACATCGTCATTGCAGATACACGCTACAGTGCGATTCGTGACATGGTTCACCAGGTTCGCCGCGAGCTTCGTCATCTCAGTCGCAATAATACCGAGAAGCTAGACAAAGTCATTCTCAACCCCTTCTTATCACTGCCCATTTTGCTTGCCGTCCTCTATGCGATGTTTGTGTTTGCAATCAACATTGGCGGCGCCTTTATCGACTTTTTCGATATTGCCGCTGGCGCGATACTGGTAGATGGCACTCACCAGCTTCTTGACGGCGTACTGCCGGCGGCGATTGTCACTATTCTCGCCGATGGCCTCGGAGGAGGCATTCAAACCGTTGCTACCTTTGTTCCTGTTATTGCTGGCTTGTACCTGTTTTTAACGGTTTTAGAAAGCACAGGCTACATGGCACGTGCCGCCTTTTTATTAGACGGTTTAATGCAAAAAATGGGGTTACCGGGCAAAGCCTTTGTGCCCTTAATCCTCGGCTTTGGGTGCACCGTTCCCGCCGTGATGGCAACGCGCACATTAGAACAGATTCATGAGCGCAAAACCGCGGCCGCGATGGCAACGTTTATGTCCTGTGGTGCTCGCCTGCCTGTATACGCCCTCTTTGCCGCGGCGTTTTTCCCACAAAACGGTCAAAACCTTGTTTTCGGCCTCTACTTGCTTGGCATTATCGCTGCGATAATCACCGGTCTGATACTGCGTCACACCCTTTATCCCGGGCATAGTGAAAGCCTGCTGATGACACTCCCTGACTACGAGCTGCCGCGTGTGCGCCATGTGATGAGTAATACCTGGCAAAAACTACGTCGGTTTGTCCTGGGTGCGGGTAAAACCATTGTTATCGTGGTAACCATTCTGACCTTCTTTAACTCGCTGGGCACCGATGGCACGTTCGGACACGAAGACAGCGAGTCATCGGTACTGTCCAAAGCGGCACAAGTCGTTACCCCCGCGCTTTCCCCTATCGGCATAGAGGAAGAAAACTGGCCTGCTACGGTCGGATTGGTAACGGGTTTGTTTGCCAAAGAGGCCGTCGTCGGCACCTTGAACAACCTTTATGCGCCAAGCGAAGAAGCGGAAGAAGAGACCACACTCGGCGAAGCGCTGATCGAAGCGATTCAGAGCATTCCTGAAAACTTATTTGGCATTGATTATACCGACCCACTGGCTATCAACGTCGGTGAGATTGAAAACACCGAGGCCGCCGCACAAGCGCAAGACGTCAGTATGACAACGTTTGATAATCTGCATCGCCAATTTACTAGCACCGCCAGCGTGATGGCCTATCTCATTGTTATCCTACTATACACTCCATGTGTGGCCGCGTTGGGCGCCTACACACGCGAGTTTGGTCGCCGATTTGCCCTGTTTGTGGCGAGCTGGTCAATGCTGCTCGCGGTAAGCGGTGCCACGTTATGCTACCAATTCAGTCAGTTGAGTGTCGCCACCACACCAGCCACACTCTACATCACTGGCCTTTGTGCCTCACTGATTGTCGTGGTGGCACTCATGCGCTATGTCGGCAAACATCCCCATTGGTTTAAGGAAACCTATTATGATCCTGCAAAAGCTCAAAGCCAGTGTCAGTCAGGCGGGTGTCATTAG
- a CDS encoding FeoC-like transcriptional regulator, whose protein sequence is MILQKLKASVSQAGVISCTDLAKQYGISPDGIDAMMATWVNRGDVVRQCVCHDQQTIQYRLAHKDEIQCLSII, encoded by the coding sequence ATGATCCTGCAAAAGCTCAAAGCCAGTGTCAGTCAGGCGGGTGTCATTAGTTGTACAGACCTCGCCAAACAATACGGGATCAGCCCTGATGGTATCGACGCCATGATGGCAACGTGGGTCAACCGCGGCGATGTGGTGCGTCAGTGTGTGTGCCACGACCAGCAAACCATCCAGTATCGTTTAGCGCATAAAGATGAAATACAATGCCTCAGCATCATCTAG
- a CDS encoding Fic/DOC family protein: MSRYQTQSSEAQYQPGSGEQVLKNYIGVTDPTEMEDIEAILLSKLYERVFTGGHFPRRLRFTTLASWHRQWLGNVYPWAGQVRNVELSKGGFRFTSPKQIGPCLHHFEQAFLSRHTGMASMSRQAFIRYLAHSHVELILIHPFREGNGRISRLLIDVLCQQAGLGLLDYRLWEENKDFYVAAIQAGVGHDYQHMERLINDILPRQISPISISER, translated from the coding sequence ATGAGCCGTTATCAAACCCAATCAAGCGAGGCACAGTACCAGCCCGGCTCTGGTGAGCAAGTGCTTAAAAATTATATTGGGGTGACTGACCCAACCGAAATGGAAGATATCGAGGCTATCTTGCTCTCGAAACTCTACGAACGTGTATTCACCGGTGGTCACTTTCCCCGCCGCTTAAGGTTTACGACCCTTGCCAGCTGGCACAGACAATGGCTGGGCAATGTTTACCCATGGGCCGGTCAAGTTCGTAACGTAGAATTAAGCAAAGGAGGATTTCGTTTTACCTCTCCTAAACAAATAGGCCCTTGTTTGCATCATTTTGAGCAAGCATTTCTCAGCCGACACACTGGCATGGCTTCAATGTCTCGTCAGGCGTTCATTCGTTATCTTGCACATAGCCATGTAGAGTTGATTCTTATCCACCCATTTCGGGAGGGGAATGGACGCATCTCTCGTTTACTTATTGATGTGCTGTGCCAACAGGCAGGGTTGGGGTTGCTAGATTATCGGCTTTGGGAGGAAAACAAAGATTTTTACGTTGCCGCGATCCAAGCGGGAGTTGGGCATGATTATCAACACATGGAAAGGCTCATTAACGACATATTACCGCGTCAGATATCACCCATCTCAATCAGCGAGCGTTAG
- a CDS encoding TfoX/Sxy family DNA transformation protein, with protein sequence MAKQFEAQLMRFLDSYGKMEQRSMFGGIGFFSQEAMFALLTGKHVYLRGGGLLTDKLIAKGCNKFVHVKKSTSAVVNYYDVTALYLGHDPDLPSMVEQSLQRALKDKAQKTSASSLRLRDLPNLRLTIERMLKKSGVKDVSTFYSMAPQEMFRRVQMTHGKDIDINLLWKFAGAQQGRHWELIEKDERERLLADV encoded by the coding sequence ATGGCGAAGCAATTTGAAGCCCAATTAATGCGTTTTCTGGATAGTTATGGGAAGATGGAGCAACGCTCTATGTTTGGTGGTATTGGCTTTTTCTCTCAAGAGGCGATGTTTGCGTTGCTTACCGGAAAGCATGTTTATCTACGAGGTGGAGGCCTGCTCACCGACAAGTTAATCGCCAAAGGCTGCAATAAATTTGTTCATGTGAAGAAGAGCACCTCAGCGGTGGTTAACTATTATGATGTGACCGCACTTTATTTAGGCCATGATCCTGATTTGCCCTCGATGGTTGAACAGTCCTTACAGCGTGCGCTCAAAGATAAAGCGCAGAAAACATCGGCATCTAGTCTTCGGCTGCGGGATTTGCCCAATTTACGTTTAACCATTGAGAGAATGCTGAAAAAGTCGGGTGTGAAAGACGTGTCGACTTTTTACAGCATGGCACCGCAAGAAATGTTTCGTCGAGTGCAAATGACACATGGCAAAGATATCGATATCAATCTACTGTGGAAGTTCGCTGGCGCACAGCAGGGTCGCCATTGGGAGCTAATTGAAAAAGACGAACGTGAACGGCTGCTCGCTGACGTCTAG
- a CDS encoding LON peptidase substrate-binding domain-containing protein, translating into MSRHPLLIEASHLLPGGLHSYVLSESCYLQMLQQAGEPPRLLVAMKNEDEGQQRSHAISPIVTLCEIADFNRHGAHEIALTLQGIESVKVNAIDAGEGDVNMARYTPLPKWQRHAVPEHYLYLSEKLQQYYRSNPTRHEHFQLTQYDEIGWVCLRWLELLPIEVKQKQLLLSQPTALLVAEFIDKLLRYPLIDDD; encoded by the coding sequence ATGTCGAGACACCCGCTGTTAATAGAAGCAAGTCATTTATTGCCTGGGGGATTGCACAGCTATGTGCTGTCTGAGTCATGTTACTTACAAATGCTCCAACAGGCAGGCGAACCACCTCGTCTTTTGGTTGCGATGAAAAATGAGGATGAAGGTCAGCAGCGCTCACACGCGATCTCTCCTATCGTTACGCTTTGCGAGATTGCAGACTTTAATCGTCATGGGGCACATGAAATCGCGTTGACGTTACAAGGGATTGAAAGTGTCAAAGTGAATGCGATTGACGCAGGTGAAGGTGACGTTAATATGGCGCGCTACACACCATTACCCAAATGGCAACGTCATGCGGTGCCTGAGCACTACCTCTATCTGAGTGAGAAGCTGCAACAATATTATCGCTCCAACCCGACACGCCACGAACACTTCCAGTTAACACAGTACGATGAAATTGGCTGGGTGTGCCTGCGCTGGTTGGAGTTGCTCCCCATCGAAGTGAAGCAAAAACAGCTGCTACTGTCCCAACCGACTGCCTTATTGGTCGCCGAGTTCATTGATAAACTGTTGCGGTATCCACTTATTGACGACGACTAA
- a CDS encoding HDOD domain-containing protein has translation MDHLSFFWVSPDRDKYLRSLETEFYKRAVETIRVNRLSLPPLPDAVLSIQRASKRSDTTMRDIANLLLEDPSLCGAVLKAANSALFAPRATGQCKDVQTAVSRLGVDRVLGIITAAAVYQLKSDATFSKDCNALLKQSAQKSRELAAAMALVTQKVRNYCDEPLSVEPEKALIVGLLADIGLYSVIGEFQRFINQGHYLKFDIAERVFFSLAGDCSRLVLKQWQFDRDFIEVAINNKLYTKPRPDITYLDIARMANHLLMFRNQDDAIEEHEVEITAPGAEALYELSNLDEKEFSRQLNQVMDASSI, from the coding sequence ATGGATCATCTTTCATTTTTTTGGGTCTCGCCGGATCGTGATAAGTACTTGCGCTCCCTAGAAACCGAGTTTTATAAGCGTGCCGTCGAAACCATCCGTGTCAATCGTCTCTCCCTACCCCCTTTACCGGATGCTGTTCTGTCAATACAACGCGCCAGCAAGCGATCGGATACCACCATGCGGGATATTGCGAACCTCTTGTTGGAAGATCCGAGCTTATGTGGGGCCGTGCTTAAAGCCGCAAACTCCGCTTTGTTTGCCCCCCGCGCCACAGGTCAATGTAAAGATGTTCAAACCGCCGTTTCTCGGCTTGGCGTTGATCGCGTTTTAGGTATCATCACGGCCGCCGCCGTCTACCAGCTCAAGAGTGATGCCACATTTTCTAAGGACTGCAATGCGCTATTGAAACAAAGTGCGCAAAAATCCCGTGAACTTGCCGCTGCGATGGCACTGGTGACGCAAAAAGTCAGAAACTACTGTGATGAGCCGCTTTCAGTGGAGCCCGAAAAAGCACTGATTGTGGGTTTGCTCGCGGATATTGGTTTATACAGCGTGATTGGCGAGTTTCAGCGCTTTATTAATCAGGGCCACTATCTAAAATTTGACATTGCAGAGCGCGTCTTCTTCTCACTGGCGGGTGACTGTAGCCGTCTTGTGCTTAAACAGTGGCAGTTTGACCGTGATTTTATCGAAGTCGCTATCAACAACAAGCTTTACACCAAGCCGCGTCCCGATATCACCTATTTAGATATCGCGAGAATGGCGAATCACTTGTTAATGTTTCGCAATCAAGATGACGCGATAGAGGAACATGAGGTGGAAATCACTGCACCAGGCGCAGAAGCTTTATATGAGCTATCCAACCTCGATGAAAAAGAATTCTCTCGTCAGCTCAACCAAGTCATGGACGCGAGCAGTATCTGA
- a CDS encoding lysine exporter LysO family protein produces MFSGMLLIFSPLIIGYLIPIKQTRYLNAVNTLTMRLVMVILVLMGLSLAGLDNLGRHISTILYFAATFFICIGAANLLALPVLDKLFPTETHGHQHKLTLSAMMSESGKLIAAVAVGLTVGLLLNQDLSWVDTASEGILLLLLFLIGIQLRNSGMTLKQIILNKSGLMIAALVVATSLPGGLLAAWWLDIPYHHGLAMASGFGWYSLAGILMGDGLGPVYGGASFILELARELVAIMIIPILIRRYPLTAIGYGGATAMDFTLPIIQSTGGIRCVPIAIVSGFILSLLVPVLMLFFLSLGAS; encoded by the coding sequence ATGTTTTCAGGGATGCTACTCATCTTTTCGCCGCTAATTATCGGCTATTTAATCCCCATTAAGCAGACGCGCTACCTCAACGCGGTCAATACCCTGACGATGCGGCTAGTGATGGTCATTTTAGTGTTGATGGGCTTAAGCCTTGCAGGCTTAGATAATCTCGGGCGACATATTTCTACCATTTTATATTTCGCTGCCACTTTCTTTATTTGTATTGGCGCGGCCAATCTGCTTGCCCTGCCTGTTCTCGATAAACTCTTCCCAACCGAGACCCATGGCCACCAACATAAGCTGACCCTTAGTGCCATGATGTCAGAGTCGGGTAAGCTGATTGCCGCTGTGGCCGTTGGCTTAACCGTCGGGCTATTACTCAATCAAGATCTTTCTTGGGTCGATACGGCCAGCGAAGGTATTTTATTACTTTTACTCTTTTTGATTGGGATTCAGCTACGCAACAGTGGCATGACGCTGAAGCAAATCATTCTCAATAAAAGTGGACTAATGATTGCCGCCCTCGTTGTCGCTACCTCCTTGCCCGGTGGCTTGCTAGCAGCGTGGTGGCTAGATATTCCCTATCATCACGGGTTAGCGATGGCGTCCGGGTTCGGATGGTACTCGTTGGCGGGGATCTTGATGGGTGACGGACTGGGGCCGGTCTACGGCGGCGCATCATTTATTCTCGAACTCGCGCGAGAACTGGTCGCGATTATGATTATTCCAATACTCATTCGGCGCTACCCGCTCACCGCAATTGGTTATGGTGGTGCCACTGCGATGGATTTCACCTTACCGATTATTCAAAGCACGGGCGGAATTCGCTGTGTACCGATTGCGATTGTCAGTGGTTTCATACTTAGCTTGTTGGTGCCCGTCTTGATGCTGTTCTTTCTCTCGCTCGGTGCTAGTTGA
- the ptsG gene encoding PTS glucose transporter subunit IIBC, producing MSKNLFANLQKVGKALMLPVSVLPVAGILLGVGAANFSWMPDIVSHMMEQAGGSVFGQMALLFAVGVALGFTNNDGVSGLSAIVGYGIMVATLDVMAPVMGADVIKTGVLGGILAGGVAAWTFNRFYTIQLPDYLGFFAGKRSVPIITGFISIALGVILSVIWPPIGSAIASFSHWAATQDPVTAFGIYGVVERALIPFGLHHIWNVPFFYEAGSCVNNAGEQVNGIMTCFLTANDATREAGNGFGQLAGGYLFKMFGLPAAAFAIAHSAKPENRAKIMGIMASGALTSFLTGITEPIEFSFLFIAPVLYGIHAIMAGAAYVLTNALGVVHGHTFSNGFIDFIVQMPRAENVTTLVLLGLGYAVLYYIVFRVVIRALDLKTPGREDEAVADVSTATGSELAGDLVAAFGGKDNITGLDACITRLRVSVADTETVDQDKLKQLGAAGVVVVSGGVQAIFGTKSDNLRTEMDNWMRSQ from the coding sequence ATGTCAAAAAACCTCTTTGCTAACCTGCAAAAAGTCGGTAAAGCGCTGATGCTTCCAGTATCTGTGCTTCCGGTCGCAGGTATACTTTTGGGTGTTGGTGCTGCCAACTTTAGCTGGATGCCAGATATTGTTTCGCACATGATGGAACAAGCTGGTGGGTCTGTATTTGGTCAAATGGCCTTGCTGTTCGCCGTCGGTGTGGCCCTTGGCTTCACCAACAATGATGGTGTCTCGGGTCTGTCTGCCATTGTCGGTTACGGCATCATGGTGGCGACACTGGATGTCATGGCACCGGTAATGGGCGCTGATGTCATCAAAACAGGGGTACTTGGTGGTATTCTTGCTGGTGGTGTCGCTGCGTGGACGTTTAACCGCTTCTACACAATTCAACTGCCTGACTACCTTGGTTTCTTTGCCGGTAAACGGTCGGTGCCAATCATTACAGGTTTCATCTCTATCGCGCTTGGTGTGATCCTTTCTGTTATCTGGCCACCAATCGGCAGTGCTATCGCATCTTTCTCTCACTGGGCAGCGACACAAGATCCTGTGACCGCATTTGGTATCTACGGTGTGGTAGAGCGTGCACTTATTCCATTCGGTCTACACCACATCTGGAACGTGCCTTTCTTCTATGAAGCGGGTAGCTGTGTGAACAACGCAGGCGAGCAAGTAAACGGCATCATGACCTGTTTCTTGACCGCAAACGATGCAACGCGTGAAGCGGGTAACGGCTTTGGTCAGCTAGCAGGCGGCTACTTGTTCAAAATGTTTGGTCTCCCTGCGGCGGCATTTGCTATCGCACACTCTGCCAAGCCAGAAAACCGTGCCAAAATCATGGGTATCATGGCATCTGGTGCACTGACTTCATTCCTGACGGGTATCACTGAACCTATCGAGTTCTCGTTCCTGTTCATCGCGCCAGTGCTGTATGGTATCCACGCTATCATGGCGGGTGCGGCGTATGTTCTGACTAACGCACTGGGCGTTGTTCACGGCCATACCTTCTCGAACGGTTTCATCGACTTCATCGTGCAAATGCCACGTGCTGAGAACGTGACCACCCTTGTACTTCTGGGTCTTGGTTATGCGGTACTTTACTACATCGTGTTCCGAGTAGTTATTCGCGCCCTTGACTTGAAAACGCCTGGTCGTGAAGACGAAGCGGTCGCTGATGTATCAACCGCAACAGGCTCTGAGCTTGCCGGTGACTTGGTAGCGGCATTCGGTGGTAAAGACAACATCACTGGTCTTGATGCGTGTATCACTCGCTTACGTGTCTCAGTGGCTGACACTGAAACGGTTGATCAAGACAAGCTCAAGCAGCTAGGTGCAGCGGGTGTGGTTGTGGTATCCGGTGGCGTACAGGCTATCTTCGGTACCAAGTCAGACAACCTGCGTACTGAAATGGATAACTGGATGCGCAGCCAATAA